AACTTCGCTTCCCGATCCATTCCCGATGTCACGAGATGCTCGACACGGGCGATCTGCAAGCACCGACACTCCATTTCTCCGAGCATGGCTACACGCTTGACGTGCCCGTATCGATACCAGAACAGGAAACGGAGACAGTGTCCGACCGTGTGTTAGCGGTTGACCTCGGTGTCAAAAAACAAGCCACGGCGGTCGGTCTCGACGGCGGTGACAAGACACACGAGCAGGTGACGCCGCCACAGTTTCTTGACCATCCAGCCAAGGACAAACTATTCCGAGTGAAAGCCGACGCCGAAGGCATCAACGACCGGCTGGCAGAACTCCGGCGACAGGGAAAATCCCACACGGAACGGTTCGACCACTTGCTCTGTGAGTACCGCCAGACGCGGCGGAAAGAACGCCGCCTGCGCGAGCAAATCCAACACGATATAGCCAACCAACTCGTCTGGATAGCTGCTGAACACGGTTGTGAAACCATCGTGTTCGAGTCTCTCGGGCAGATGGAGTCGCCAGCTGCAAGCGGCTCGGTCGCGTGGTCGATCAGTTCGTGGGCACGGGGTGAACTGCTTGCTTACGTCGAGTACAAGGCGGGGTTGCTCGGGATCGAGTTCACCACAGTGAAGCCGTGGGGAACGTCGCGGTTCTGTCCGGTGTGGTGAGCGTGGAGAGACGGTGAACGCGCCGAACGACCACACGAAGTGTCGTCACGGCGGGCATTTCCACTGTCCGACGTGTGGGTATGAATGTGACCGTGACGTGGTTGGAGCGGTGAACGTCGGGCGGAAACACCTCTCTGACAGCAAGATGGAGGAGGCGAACTCTGCTGCCTACATGGCGGCAGAGAATCACGCCAGTTTTCCATCACCTTCAGAGAGTGCCCGTTCTGCTGGCGTTCAGTCCGCGACCGACAAACAGGATCAGGCGAGCGGTCGTCAGACCCGCCTCGCTCAGCACCGTCCTCGGTCACTCACTGCGAAATCGGGGGAGGGAGATATGGGTGGACTGCAGCAACATCACGGTAGTAACACGGGGCAGCGGTGGCCCAGAGGTAGTGTGACACAATCCGTCCTCGCCAATGCTACTGATTGTGACCGACCACTACCGAATCCTACTGAAAATTGGAACGGTAGGCCATGACTAATCAACGCCTGCGGAGCCTGCACTTCCTATGCGGATGGGCAACATCAACTGAGAACTTGTAACAAAGTGCATCGCGGAACCAAGAGACCCCTGCCTCAAAAAGACTCTTGTCACCAATGAGTGGACAAGGGCTGAATGTTGAGATTATTGGTCTATTTCTCTACAGGGAAAGCAGGCAGAGTACATCAGGGATTGATCCCGGAGTAGTTCACAGAATTGACCTGGACATTTTTGTAGGAAAGCTAGAAAACACTTAAGTATGTACTCCGGTGAAAATCGGTGTAGAAAAGGCGATGGTTCGGAAAAAGAAGCTTAGCCCGAGTGGTGCGAAAGGCGAGGATGGTGAGTATAACAATGTTCATCTTAACCTCCACCGAGACGAACTTGAAGTTGCTGGCATGGATATTGGGGATGAAGTGTTTGTTCGGGTTCGTGAGGATAAGATCATTATTCAGAAAGCGGACACAGATGATGTAGAACACGATTTTTGATTTGATCAAACCGGTTCCGGGGGGCTTTTACATGACGGAGTCATCAGCATGGGTAGATGGGAGTATACGACATACTCAAGCCTATATTATTCCGCCTACCCCCAGAAACCGCTCACGAAACAGCACTTACTGGCCTCAAAACGATACAGGACACCCCGATCGAATCTGTGCTGCGGTCTCGGTTTTGCGTTGATGACTCCCGCCTTACTGTTTCTACACTTGATCAAACGTTTCCGAATCCTGTCGGGTTAGCTGCTGGGTTCGATAAAAATGCGACGGCTCCAGGCTCGCTTTCGGCTCTTGGATTTGGACATATCGAACTCGGTGCCGTTACAGCAGAATCTCAGCCTGGTAACCCCAAACCTCGACTCTTCCGCCTCCCAGAAGACGAAGCCCTGATCAACCGGATGGGATTTAATAATGCCGGTGCTGATGAAATCGGTGATCGACTTGATACGCTTTCACTCCCCGATATTCCATTAGGTGTAAACTTAGGTAAATCAAAGACGACCCCTCTTTCCGAGGCCCCGGACGATTATGCGTATTCATTCAATCGTGTGGCTGATGCCGGTGACTTTTTTGTTGTCAATGTTTCAAGTCCAAATACACCTGGACTTCGTTCTCTTCAAGATCGCGGACCGCTTGTTGACATTCTCTCTCGATTACAGGATGAGGGGGCTGATCCGCTGCTCGTAAAACTCTCACCTGATCTGACTAAAGAAGCAACTGATGACGCACTTGATGTTGTAAACGAGCTGGGCCTTGACGGGGTTGTTGCCGTAAATACAACTACTGAACGCCCTAATCGACTACAGCACCCTAACCAAGTCGAATCCGGTGGATTGTCTGGCGCACCACTCAATACACGAGCGACAGAACGTATTCAGTATGTTGCAGAACGCGTAGATGTTCCAGTTATCGGGGTGGGTGGAATTGCATCCGCTGAAGATGCATATCAAAAACTCCGTGCTGGTGCTGATATAGTGCAATTATACACCGGGTTTGTCTATGAGGGCCCAACTGTTGCCAGACAGATCAACCGCGGATTACTTGAATATCTTGATCGGGATGGATATGATTCTGTAGAAGATGTTATCGGTGTAGACTTAGAGTAAGTTGTCTTTCTACAGAGAACGCAAGCCAAGCATTTGTGAACTGATCTTTGACGCAGTTCGCAGCAAATCGAGACGGATACCGCAGAGCTTGCCTTCGAAGCTGCTGGCTTGATCTGCTCTAGTTATTGGACAACGAGAAGCATCAACTGCTATTTGAGTGCCTCCAACTCAAATTCAAACGCTGCAACGGGAACCTCTAAGTTATGTTCTGTTAGCACAGATGGATGGATCTCTCCGATTACGCCGACGGTGTTTCCATCCAATACGATATCTGCCACCCGTCCTTCGATAAACGTCGGGTGCGCTGTCGCTGGGGTTCTAAGCTCAAGATCATACAAGTTGGCAAGTGCCTGTAACCGCCCTCGGGCCTTTTCGTACGTTGCTTCATTACTTGCTAATACCCCGCCTACTCTCTTTTGCTCCGAAACACCTGTATTTTCTCTTGGATCGACACCTGCTGTAAAGCCTATCTCTGCGAGGTTTTGTGGATACTCTCGGTGTGTATTCCGTTCCAATACCATCAGTAGTGATGGCAGCACCCATGTTCGAAGGGTTGTATATTCTTCACTGTATGGCTCTTTGATTGTTGGCGGAACATCGATTCCGATCATATCAGCTGTGATACCCTCTACATTTTGGTCTTCGTTCTCTCGGTATTCTTCGATTGCTATCTCTCCTTCGGCAATCGAAACCGAATCTGGGATAGGGAGGCTCATGCGTCTAAAATTTTCTTCCTCATTTATCATATGGAAGTTTAGCATGTCTTCAAACCCTAACCCGACAAGCGACCGACGGACTGCTTCTTCATGTCGTGATCGCTCATGTCGCTCTCCAACGGTTGAGACATCCGGATATTTTGGATCTAATTTGTTGAATCCGTATGCCCGTCCAACGTCATCAATCAAATCAACTGGATGTAGTACATCAGTTCTATACGATGGAATCTCTACCGTGTATTCAACAGTCTCATCCGTCTCTTCGCGCACTGCAGATAGTCCCGATCTCTCGAATAGATCAATAACCTCCTCTGGATCAAAATCGACACCGACAATCGTTTCAATTCGGTCATGTGTTACTGTTTTTTCTCGTGTAGAAAGATCAGGCCTAGCTAATTCGGATCCAGCATATTCGCCAGTTGTCTCTGAGTCGTACTCAACGTTTACTTCTTCAATTGTTGCTCCTCGAGCAGCAAGAGCGTAGCAAACGATTGAAAGCATTCGATCTATCGTCCACTGATCTGTTCCCGTCATCTCAATGAATAAATCCCGAGATTTCGTCGTCACCTCCGTCCGTCGACCATTAATGACTGGTGGGAACGAAAATAGTCCAATATCGTCATAAATCGCTGGCATCCGATCATAGTTCTCTACGATGGAACCATATTCTTGACCAGTCGGATGCTCTCTGATGACCGTTTCTGGAGTCATTTCAGCGCTTGATTCCAACGGGACAAATTTGTCTTCATCTGGCGCAATACCGGTATACTTAATTCGTTTTGCTGGTTCCTCGCTTGTTGCTTCTGTGAGGCTTTCGCCTTTCAACATCGTCAGGTCGTGAATACCAATTGCACCTTTCTTTCGTTGCCGGCCCATCGTTGCATGAAGCTTCTCTTGCAACTGAATGAGTGAGGTCAGTGTATTTTCATCTAAATCAACATTTCTGGCAATTGCGCCTGTGACGTATGGACGTTGCTCAGGTACATTTTCGTCTACTTCAATTGTCCAGTCTGGTTCGTTTGTATTTGGGACATCTACACCTCGATCCATCCCATATTGATACCGCAGTGAACGTGCGATTCCTTCTACAGACAATCGATCAAGTCTGTCTGGCGCAAACTCAAGCTCAAGGGCTCCTTCCTCTGTTCGTCCTTCAAGCTCTAGTCCCAGTGCAAATAGATCATCAATTAGATCTTGGTCTGACTTATCAACACCCGTAAGATTTCGAAGTTCGTCCGGATCAACCTCAACTACAGGCATTAGTAAATCACCTCCGCATTTCGCAGGAACTCAATGTCTGTGAGTGTTCCGTGCAAATCGCGAATATCTTCTGCTCCTGTCAATAACATTGCCAACCGTTCTAACGCAAGACCCCATGCCATTACGTCTTCTTCAACACCAAGTGGTTCTAACATTTCTGGTCGGAAAATACCTGAGTTACCAATCTCGATCATTTCTCCTGTTTCCGGGTGCTCTCCGAACAACTCAAAGCTCGGCTCCGTGTATGGATTATAATGTGGTTTAAACTGGATGTCATGAATCCCGAACTGTGCATAAAATTCTTCGAATGTACCCATTAGATCTCTCGCAGATAAATCCTCAGCAAGAACCCATCCTTCAATCTGGAAGAACTCAAGTAGATGCGTTGCATCAAGCGTATCATTTCGATAAGCCTTTTCAACACTGAAGAAACGCGCTGGTGGCTCAATCTTGCCAATTTGCTCTCCAGCCAGATGCCGAGCAGAGAGAGACGTCGTATGCCCTCGAAGTGCGAGAGCACTTGCAAATTCCTTACTCCACGGAGAATGATATCCTTCTCCATCTTCTCCGACGCCGTTTCTGTGTGCACTTTCTACCCGGCCAACAAGATCATCTGGTAGCGAATTAATTTGTCGTGGTTTTTCCATTGCAAATCGGTCCCAGTGTGTCCTTGCTGGATGATCCTGCGGCATAAAGAGACAATCGTTAATCCAGAAGTCGGCATCAACATGTGGACCGTCCATCTCTTTGAATCCCATCCCAACTAAGACTTCCTTAACTCGGTCTGCAATCGCACGAAGAATGTGCTTTCTCCCCAGTGGTGCTTGGTCAGCAGCTGCCTCAACATTATATTCTGCAAACTCGACATCTTTCCATCTGTCACTAGCAAGCAACTCAGGTGTGATTTGTCCAACTGACTCTGCTGCTTCGATACCTTCCATCAACACGGTTACCCCTTCATCTGTGAGTGTTACCGCCCGGACTGTTTGTTCTATTCGAGTTATAAGCCCTCGTGAGTCTAATCGATCAACTACCTCTGACTGTAGACTATCCTCTCCTACATCAATCTTCTCTAAAGCCTCCACTTCAACATCTGCCTCTGGATCTGCTTCCGGGTTTGGCGTTACTTCCCCTCCGTCAACTGTTCCATACTCTTTTCGAGCAAAATTAGCAAGTGCGATTTCCACCTGCTGGTTGGATAATCCTGCTGCACTAATTGCATCCCCGATATTGATTCTCTCGCTGTCTGCTTTTCTTGCAGCCTCATACAGCCGAACTTCAGGCAGCCCTTCCTTGAGATAGGTTTCTCCTTCATCTGTAAGTTCAATTTCTTCTTCAGTTTTACTCGCAATATTGACGTACCCCTCCTCTTCTAGCGCAAAAGCAGCCCCAGCAACTGTTTCTTGCTTCTGTTCTGTTTTTGCTGCAATCTGTTCAATTGTCTGTTCTTCTGTCGCACTTGCTGTTTCAAGCACCGAAACTTGTGGTTTTGGTAACTTCATATTTTGATCCTATTATTTCAGTTGAATGGTTGATTCCCTGACAGAATCCAACGCTAGCCGTCCCCGACTCAAATGACCGTTTCATCATCAAACAAGAGACAAAAAACCGAACCCTAAGAATGAACCTGATTGATTTGTTGTGCGTCGGGAATAGGGCTCGGTTGCCATACTCGAATTCTCGAAACGACGGTTCAAAAACGTTACGCGTTCGTTAGCTGATTGTAGGAGCTAAGGCCCCCTTTCTCACCGAGCCGTCAACGACGGCGAGTAGACAGAGGTAGTTGACTACTTCTATAGTCCATGAATCTCTCTATAAAATGCCTTCTAAATCATCACAGAAGTTGGATTCCCACGACTAAAGGGGGTCTATCCCTTTCTACCTGCATGGAGCAATATCTTACTCTCGTCAAGGATGTTCTTGCTGAGGGATCATATAAACCAAACCGGACGGGTGTTGATACGATATCCTCATTCAGCCAGCACTACTCTATTGATGTTTCTGATGGGTATCCACTACTGACCACAAAGCGAATGGATAACTTCCGCTGGGACTCCATGATCCAT
This portion of the Salinarchaeum sp. IM2453 genome encodes:
- a CDS encoding type I toxin-antitoxin system SymE family toxin: MVRKKKLSPSGAKGEDGEYNNVHLNLHRDELEVAGMDIGDEVFVRVREDKIIIQKADTDDVEHDF
- a CDS encoding transposase: MNAPNDHTKCRHGGHFHCPTCGYECDRDVVGAVNVGRKHLSDSKMEEANSAAYMAAENHASFPSPSESARSAGVQSATDKQDQASGRQTRLAQHRPRSLTAKSGEGDMGGLQQHHGSNTGQRWPRGSVTQSVLANATDCDRPLPNPTENWNGRP
- a CDS encoding phenylalanine--tRNA ligase subunit alpha, coding for MKLPKPQVSVLETASATEEQTIEQIAAKTEQKQETVAGAAFALEEEGYVNIASKTEEEIELTDEGETYLKEGLPEVRLYEAARKADSERINIGDAISAAGLSNQQVEIALANFARKEYGTVDGGEVTPNPEADPEADVEVEALEKIDVGEDSLQSEVVDRLDSRGLITRIEQTVRAVTLTDEGVTVLMEGIEAAESVGQITPELLASDRWKDVEFAEYNVEAAADQAPLGRKHILRAIADRVKEVLVGMGFKEMDGPHVDADFWINDCLFMPQDHPARTHWDRFAMEKPRQINSLPDDLVGRVESAHRNGVGEDGEGYHSPWSKEFASALALRGHTTSLSARHLAGEQIGKIEPPARFFSVEKAYRNDTLDATHLLEFFQIEGWVLAEDLSARDLMGTFEEFYAQFGIHDIQFKPHYNPYTEPSFELFGEHPETGEMIEIGNSGIFRPEMLEPLGVEEDVMAWGLALERLAMLLTGAEDIRDLHGTLTDIEFLRNAEVIY
- the pheT gene encoding phenylalanine--tRNA ligase subunit beta, which codes for MPVVEVDPDELRNLTGVDKSDQDLIDDLFALGLELEGRTEEGALELEFAPDRLDRLSVEGIARSLRYQYGMDRGVDVPNTNEPDWTIEVDENVPEQRPYVTGAIARNVDLDENTLTSLIQLQEKLHATMGRQRKKGAIGIHDLTMLKGESLTEATSEEPAKRIKYTGIAPDEDKFVPLESSAEMTPETVIREHPTGQEYGSIVENYDRMPAIYDDIGLFSFPPVINGRRTEVTTKSRDLFIEMTGTDQWTIDRMLSIVCYALAARGATIEEVNVEYDSETTGEYAGSELARPDLSTREKTVTHDRIETIVGVDFDPEEVIDLFERSGLSAVREETDETVEYTVEIPSYRTDVLHPVDLIDDVGRAYGFNKLDPKYPDVSTVGERHERSRHEEAVRRSLVGLGFEDMLNFHMINEEENFRRMSLPIPDSVSIAEGEIAIEEYRENEDQNVEGITADMIGIDVPPTIKEPYSEEYTTLRTWVLPSLLMVLERNTHREYPQNLAEIGFTAGVDPRENTGVSEQKRVGGVLASNEATYEKARGRLQALANLYDLELRTPATAHPTFIEGRVADIVLDGNTVGVIGEIHPSVLTEHNLEVPVAAFEFELEALK
- a CDS encoding IS200/IS605 family accessory protein TnpB-related protein, translated to MLDTGDLQAPTLHFSEHGYTLDVPVSIPEQETETVSDRVLAVDLGVKKQATAVGLDGGDKTHEQVTPPQFLDHPAKDKLFRVKADAEGINDRLAELRRQGKSHTERFDHLLCEYRQTRRKERRLREQIQHDIANQLVWIAAEHGCETIVFESLGQMESPAASGSVAWSISSWARGELLAYVEYKAGLLGIEFTTVKPWGTSRFCPVW
- a CDS encoding quinone-dependent dihydroorotate dehydrogenase; translation: MGVYDILKPILFRLPPETAHETALTGLKTIQDTPIESVLRSRFCVDDSRLTVSTLDQTFPNPVGLAAGFDKNATAPGSLSALGFGHIELGAVTAESQPGNPKPRLFRLPEDEALINRMGFNNAGADEIGDRLDTLSLPDIPLGVNLGKSKTTPLSEAPDDYAYSFNRVADAGDFFVVNVSSPNTPGLRSLQDRGPLVDILSRLQDEGADPLLVKLSPDLTKEATDDALDVVNELGLDGVVAVNTTTERPNRLQHPNQVESGGLSGAPLNTRATERIQYVAERVDVPVIGVGGIASAEDAYQKLRAGADIVQLYTGFVYEGPTVARQINRGLLEYLDRDGYDSVEDVIGVDLE